From Primulina huaijiensis isolate GDHJ02 chromosome 15, ASM1229523v2, whole genome shotgun sequence, one genomic window encodes:
- the LOC140958533 gene encoding uncharacterized protein, with translation MFNDGYPISSTNMQEFSVVDVFLEVTEELTDMIKYVANEPSVGLFYVQKHIQNATPNLVNLKNNVVEKSHETVLHTEDLEDSMGMMRSMKECGFPVAEEMIREIKKSLFIMSNKQPRKGLLSNSGSGYIGRSSSWSPATFGSNAMFPHPDGEKNGGYLSGVFKSAKQKVTNLKWPQVESKESMKSEDGNLRLNSRPTSPNAKESHLTVPEAEGEDLLSSQDGKQLQEESQLSTSLSHLALLSLCETYDEFKADREAKLEEWLGGVASNEEHHKEKN, from the exons ATGTTCAA TGATGGGTATCCAATATCTTCCACAAATATGCAAGAATTCTCTGTTGTCGATGTTTTCTTGGAAGTGACAGAAGAGTTGACAGACATGATAAAATATGTGGCAAACGAACCCTCAGTTGGGCTTTTCTATGTTCAGAAGCATATCCAAAATGCAACTCCCAACCTTGTTAATCTCAAGAATAATGTCGTTGAAAAATCTCATGAGACGGTATTGCATACAGAAGATTTAGAAGACTCTATGGGCATGATGAGATCGATGAAAGAATGTGGCTTCCCAGTTGCAGAAGAAATGATTAGGGAAATTAAAAAATCTCTTTTCATCATGTCAAATAAACAACCAAGAAAAGGATTACTCTCTAACTCTGGATCGGGTTATATTGGAAGAAGTAGCTCGTGGTCACCAGCCACCTTTGGAAGTAACGCCATGTTTCCTCATCCGGATGGTGAAAAGAATGGAGGCTATTTGTCTGGTGTTTTCAAGTCTGCAAAACAAAAGGTCACGAACTTAAAGTGGCCTCAAGTTGAGTCTAAGGAATCGATGAAATCCGAGGATGGGAATCTTCGGCTAAATTCTAGACCCACATCCCCAAACGCAAAAGAAAGTCATTTAACTGTGCCAGAGGCCGAGGGTGAAGATTTATTGTCGAGTCAAGATGGTAAACAGCTTCAAGAAGAATCACAACTTAGTACAAGCTTGTCCCACCTGGCTTTACTTTCATTATGCGAGACCTATGATGAGTTCAAAGCTGATAGAGAAGCTAAATTGGAAGAATGGCTTGGAGGGGTGGCAAGCAATGAGGAGCATCATAAAGAGAAGAACTAG